Below is a window of Vibrio fortis DNA.
CGGAGATGTCACTTGCTCTTGTTTCGCTGGAGATGGAGTTGGGTTTGGAGTATTACTTTGAGATGTCGCATCCACATGACCAAAGGACGAATCTTGCGGCTGATGATTTGCTTTCACCATAAAGTCAAAACTCTGAGTGTCGTTTGAAGGCGTAGTGTCACTCTTTGAGGTTTCCGTGTGTTCAGGTTTTGTTGTTTCGGAGCTGGAACTAATGAGCTCCCCACTCTCTTCAGATGGTCTGATTTTTACAAACGCAACAGCACAGAGCGCCAAACCACTCAACAACATCAGTGTAAATACAATGTAGAATTGTGCTGAGTGATATTGATCTTCAAGATCAATTATCTGTTCACTGACGGAATTTTTCTTAATTCGATCCACAAGGTAATTAAGCTGGGCATAGTTACCAAGTAAAGAGGAGGCGTCGGCCAACAGCTGTTGCAACGCATCTTGCTCATCACCATTCAATTGATAAGACTGTTCTAAAATGGCATCAAAGGCACGATAGATGGAAGAAGAAGTGTGATTCTCTGAATACATGGCTTGAAACACCACTGTGCCGAATTGATTAAGCAGTGGCTGCAATTGTTCAGAGGTATTGGGATCGGCGCGTAAAGCCTTAATATCATCGACAAGGTATTGAACTTGGCTCTCAATCGGAATGAACTCATCAAACTTTTCAAGAAACTGGTCTACGACATACAGCAACTGATTCACATCTGGGCGAATCCAAGCATTATTGAAGTCCGACTCAATTTGCAGTCGCAAGGAATAAACTAACTGAGCATCTAGCGCGAGATCGTTCACACGGGAAACTCGGAGCGGTTCAGAGAAATAGAGCGATTGCCTTAACTCAGTGGCACGAATCCCTAACTCTTCGATCTGTTCTAATGATTGATTAAAGGCGCGACTCAAATTAAGCAACATGAGAGCGGGGATAATCCAAAGGATAAAAACCAGAGTGATGACTTTGGTTGTTCTCGTAAAGCTTGGCTGGCGACTCACAGATAATTCCATCGACATTCCTTGTTGTGAACCAATGATTCGAGGAGATTGACTCATTAAGCTAAAGAATTAAAAGCAAAATTGAGCATAAGTGGCAGCGTCCTACTGCCACTTATTGTTAACTTAACGCTATGACTTATTCCTAGTCAACTGATCGCGTAAGTTTGGTGGTGTACCTTTGATCGTTAGGGTATCTGTCTCCGGATCGTAAAAAATACGCTCACCCAATAACAGACTATCGAAACTCACATTCAAGCCGCCACCAGCACCAACAAACTTAGTCAATTTACGCATAGTTGCACGATCGGCTGGGAAGCTTTCTTCAAGCTCATATCCCTGCTCGCTGGTGTAATCTAAAAAGCTTGTACCGTCAGTGCTTGGAGGAAGTTCTCCAGAAAGCTCACGAACCTGAACTTCATCACCCGCTTTTAGCTGCTCGTTGCAGTAATCTGCCACCTGCTTTTTGTAGCTAATCGCTTCTTCTTTCTCTAGTTTAGAATCAGAAACGAAATCTTCTACTGCTTGCATCAGTACTTGGTTCTGCTGTTTAGCATCCAAACCAACTTCAGCCTGCAAAAAGTCTAAGAAGAAATCCGCCACTTTACGGCCAACACGACCTTTAATGTATGCAAGGTAACGATTTGACTCTTTATCAGTCTCGTAAGTCGACAAATCAAGACGAGCGGCGATGTCCATCTTGGAGATATCTAGGTAGTCTGTCGCGCTGATATCAAGACCTTCAGTGACTTTAAGACTTTGGTTTGATGGTAGCAGGCCAATAAACAAGTAATCGGTCGCCAACGACTGATATTCTGCTAGAACTAGCGTGCCTTCATCAGCAAACGGGTATTTTGAAAGCTCTTCTTTTAGACGTTGAGCACTTTTTTGAGAGAAATCGTAGAAATTTGTCTCGCCTTTACGAAGTTCATGCAACCACTGTTGAAATTCGCTGTCGGACTTAAATGCACCAAAACCTTTGCCAGGCTTTGAGTTAAAAACGCGATGCAGTTCAGCCACTAAG
It encodes the following:
- a CDS encoding Hpt domain-containing protein, producing MELSVSRQPSFTRTTKVITLVFILWIIPALMLLNLSRAFNQSLEQIEELGIRATELRQSLYFSEPLRVSRVNDLALDAQLVYSLRLQIESDFNNAWIRPDVNQLLYVVDQFLEKFDEFIPIESQVQYLVDDIKALRADPNTSEQLQPLLNQFGTVVFQAMYSENHTSSSIYRAFDAILEQSYQLNGDEQDALQQLLADASSLLGNYAQLNYLVDRIKKNSVSEQIIDLEDQYHSAQFYIVFTLMLLSGLALCAVAFVKIRPSEESGELISSSSETTKPEHTETSKSDTTPSNDTQSFDFMVKANHQPQDSSFGHVDATSQSNTPNPTPSPAKQEQVTSPEATSITQHATSATDTVAIESSVEKAQVSDSLNNAKADNVVPLQLKEESLKVDEPATESVINIEEMLETLDGDHESVVLLLNVFVEDHANDFNKFIELKGEDEVTAARVVHSLKGVAGSIKASRLAVIASSVEASMKQSQSISEDELEELKLAIEATVNAAQAHLLKHSN
- the yejK gene encoding nucleoid-associated protein YejK — encoded protein: MSLHLSNVILHQLSKNDQDELIVNFRAESLDNDASSESLVAELHRVFNSKPGKGFGAFKSDSEFQQWLHELRKGETNFYDFSQKSAQRLKEELSKYPFADEGTLVLAEYQSLATDYLFIGLLPSNQSLKVTEGLDISATDYLDISKMDIAARLDLSTYETDKESNRYLAYIKGRVGRKVADFFLDFLQAEVGLDAKQQNQVLMQAVEDFVSDSKLEKEEAISYKKQVADYCNEQLKAGDEVQVRELSGELPPSTDGTSFLDYTSEQGYELEESFPADRATMRKLTKFVGAGGGLNVSFDSLLLGERIFYDPETDTLTIKGTPPNLRDQLTRNKS